A segment of the Amia ocellicauda isolate fAmiCal2 chromosome 5, fAmiCal2.hap1, whole genome shotgun sequence genome:
ctgtacatgtgctttcttgagcagggggaccttgcgggcgctgcaggatttcagtccttcacggcgtagtgtgttaccaattgttttcttggcgactatggtcccagctgccttgagatcattaacaagatcctcccgtgtagttctgggctgattcctcaccgttctcatgatcattgaaactccacgaggtgagatcttgcatggagccccagaccgagggagactgacagttattttgtgtttcttccatttgcgaataatcgcaccaactgttgtcaccttctcaccaagctgcttggcgatggtcttgtagcccattccagccttgtgtaggtctacaatcttgtccctgacatccttggacagctctttggtcttggccatggtggagagtttggaatctgattgattgattgcttctgtggacaggtgtcttttatacaggtaacgagctgagattaggagcactccctttaagagagtctcagctcgttacctgtataaaagacacctgggagccagacatcttgctgattgataggggatcaaatacttatttccctcattaacatgcaaatcaatgtataacttttttgaaatgcgtttttctggatttttttgttgttattctgtctctcactgttaaaatacacctaccattaaaattatagactgatcatttctttgtcagtgggcaaacgtacaaaatcagcaggggatcaaatacttttttcccctcactgtacacttcTGTTTCGCTGACTGTGTGAAGAGTTTTGACAACTTTAGTTTTGACCAATGCATGTTAGCAAttgaataaaactgtaatttgagctcagatatacatttaaaatatgtgaGAAGGACAGCAAGAGTGGGAGAGTGATGGTGGCTGTGGATGTAACAtgtggggaggggggtgcattatttattttacagtaaagcCAACTTTCTTAACCTGGGTCTGAGTGTGCGTCACTGTGAGCTGGGAGAGGACGAGACACAGACACTCCTCCTGCTCTTGCTTAATTACTGTCTGTCCCACTGTGTATctgctcttctccctctctctccctctctcccccactcCATCGCTCTCTCACACAAATTACTGGCACTTCTACTTTCACAGTCCCGACCGCAGGCTTCCCTCTCCCCTCTGCTATATTTAGAGTGATGAAGATAAGGCTTCCTGCCCGGCTCTGTGTACGTCAcggcagtgtagtgtgtgtctgtTAGTGTCTGTTCCAAACTGAGAGGTGTGTTCGACTTCTCAAAATATGAAATGAATTAAATCAATCCAAAATCAATGCGCAAAATCTGCCACGTGATTTTCATTATTAACAGATGTGTCAGATGGCAGCTGTTGTCATTATTGCAGAGTCGAATGAAAGTCATGCTGCTGCTGTCAGTAGGGAAGTGAGGAAATGTTCTGATTAGTAAGCTATCTATTGTGAGTCAACAGACTccgtgctgtctgtctgtctgtctgtcccacaGCAGGAAGACACTGAGCACTGCAGCGTGTGACTGGAGTCAATCtccgtgtctgtctctctggagTCGAGCTGGGCTGGACGGTCAGTCAATCTCTGTGTCCGTCTCTAAGGAGCTGAGCTGGGCTGGACGGTCAGTCACTCTCCGTATCCGTTTCTCTGGAGCTGAGCTGGGCTGAGATGGGCGACCAGTCCGAGTCTCCGTGTCCATCTCTCTTCACCATGAGGGCACTACCAGCTCTGCTACTGCTGCTCAATCTACTCACAGGTGAGACTAAAGACGAGTCTGCTGGGACCTCAGTCTGCagccactactactactgttactACACTTAGTATTCAAACAGATTTAGCAATATAATTTAACAACATCACTGTTTGTCACTGTTATTTTGCTGTTGTTTCCCTTGCCTCTTTCTGCTCCTCTCCtcgcctctcctctcctctcccttgcTGCATTCCctgtctcctctcctctcctctcctctcttctccctctctcctctcctctccctctctcctctcctctcaggCGTCTCATCCCTCAGCGGTCCGGCTAAGGTGACAATGTACACCCAATCAGACTACAAGATAAACTACACCTACAACAGGAATTACTACTTCACTCACAAAAAGTACTGGTGCCAGGGCTACTACAAGCTGCACTGCAACATCCGGGCCTACGCAGGGGATGCGGTTGAGGGCAGGAACGTCATAGTAGAGGACAACAAGCAGACAGGCAGCATCACCGTCACCATTAAGAAGCCCCAGCTCTCCGACGCCGGCGACTACTGGTGTGGCATCGAGAAGACCGCCCTGCTGGACGTCATGACGTACACCCGAGTGGAGGTCATGCAAGGTAGGACCCCCAGCAGCCTGACTGCGCCCGCCACTCGCCAGCCTGTTCGGCACCGGTGACACAAACCCCTCACTGGGTCTCTGTGGGAGAGCCAGACTGGCAGCACGGGGACGGTGGGAGTTGAGTGGTGCATTACTATTGTTTTGTGGGtgaattgttttcattattattcgAGCCGTGGTCACAGCGCAGATAGTGTCAGACTGACCCGGCCAAGTGAAAGAAATGTAACTGAAACTCATGATCCCCGAGCGCTGCTCCTATCCCCTGAGAGGACAAAATGCCACTTTGAGACCCGACCATTTTCACGCCTTCCTTGCTGACAGACTGCTATTTAACGTGTTGCTGTTTCTGTTCCTGTCTCGTGTGTCGTGTGTCGTGTCTCTTGTCTGTTGCTGCTTGTGTAGGTTCTGCACCCCAGGACAggtaaacactttttttttacattatgcaTCCCCCTGTCAGTCAATTGATCCATTAAGGACAGAGTGAAAgaggggagtgagagagaggggagagagaaaagtaaTGAGAGGGTCTCTCCTGGACGAACAAAAACTGTCCCTGTGTGATGACTCAGGCCCTGTGGGGGGCTGTCGTCCAGCAGGGTGAAGCCCCCTGTGCACTACATCGTGCCGTTCAGCTTGCTGGGGCTGCTGGTCGTCCTAGTGCCGTTGGTGCTGCTGGGCAGGGCGCTGTGCCGGCGCAGGAGGACTGCAGACACGGGTGAGACAGTGTCCCATGCCATACTGCGCCAGGGGCACACAGTGCCACcctgcacactctcacacacactctctcactatcacacacactctcacactctctcacacactgtcacacacacagtgccaccATCCacactctcgcacacacactctctcactattacacacactctcacacactctcacacatgcacaaatacacacacactcacactcacatacacacacacacacactcacactctcacacactctcaaactatcacacacatgcactctctGGCTGACCGTGCTCCTGTTGTCCCCAGGTGGGTGCTGTCGGAAGGAGGGACACTCTGCTCAGAGGACGGACTGCGTCACAGAGggctgtgtgagagtgagttcGTCCACACTGCCTGTAAACAGCGTCTCACAGCAGCCGGCAGGGCCGGGGCTCGCACACCAACACGGGCTTTTCCTGCAGGGACTGCAATTGCACAACATGCTCTAACTCCTTGGTTGCAATCGTGTCTTCCCTTCTTCACCGGTTACGaaattgtgtcagtgtgtttgtcagtttgtgagtgtgtacgtgagacggtgtgtgtgtgtgtgtgcgtgcatgtcaACCCTCTTTGGTTGTTATCGTGCTGCTGTGTGTGAGGTGGTTGCTGACAGAGGGGGCATTTTATGAAATGTTGAGCAAGACAGATCACTATCCACTCCCCACCAAAcaccacacacacgcagagccacaacacacacactgacacacagagcaacaaaatacaaagagcacacacacactgaacacacacgcagCCAATCCTCTCCCCGTGTGTCCGTACGCAGGCGGGCGTGGAGCCGGACGGCGGTGTGACGTATGCCGAGGTGAAGGGGGTGCAGTTGACCTCTCTGTCCCCAGGACGACCCCCATCCGCCAGGGAACCGGACGGGCCGGACAACACACAACTGCACTACAGCGACATCCAGCTGCTGTAGTGACGAGAGACCCCCTACCCCCGTGTTACAGTCTTTAAAGGAGATGTAAATGCTATTACTACCACAGCTACTAATAAACACCTGTTTCTTAAAGTGTTGTTTGAaatttgaatgaatgaatttcaTTTTACTCCCCTAGTCTTAAGGTTTCAGAGAGGCAGACACAACTAAAACAGGGAAATGTCTACAAAACGCACTATGCGCAAACACAGTACGCAGTGAGTCTAAAGAAATCGCAAATCACCCACACTC
Coding sequences within it:
- the LOC136749095 gene encoding CMRF35-like molecule 1 isoform X3, producing MGDQSESPCPSLFTMRALPALLLLLNLLTGVSSLSGPAKVTMYTQSDYKINYTYNRNYYFTHKKYWCQGYYKLHCNIRAYAGDAVEGRNVIVEDNKQTGSITVTIKKPQLSDAGDYWCGIEKTALLDVMTYTRVEVMQGSAPQDRVKPPVHYIVPFSLLGLLVVLVPLVLLGRALCRRRRTADTGGCCRKEGHSAQRTDCVTEGCVRAGVEPDGGVTYAEVKGVQLTSLSPGRPPSAREPDGPDNTQLHYSDIQLL
- the LOC136749095 gene encoding CMRF35-like molecule 8 isoform X2 is translated as MGDQSESPCPSLFTMRALPALLLLLNLLTGVSSLSGPAKVTMYTQSDYKINYTYNRNYYFTHKKYWCQGYYKLHCNIRAYAGDAVEGRNVIVEDNKQTGSITVTIKKPQLSDAGDYWCGIEKTALLDVMTYTRVEVMQGSAPQDSRVKPPVHYIVPFSLLGLLVVLVPLVLLGRALCRRRRTADTGGCCRKEGHSAQRTDCVTEGCVRAGVEPDGGVTYAEVKGVQLTSLSPGRPPSAREPDGPDNTQLHYSDIQLL
- the LOC136749095 gene encoding CMRF35-like molecule 1 isoform X1 encodes the protein MGDQSESPCPSLFTMRALPALLLLLNLLTGVSSLSGPAKVTMYTQSDYKINYTYNRNYYFTHKKYWCQGYYKLHCNIRAYAGDAVEGRNVIVEDNKQTGSITVTIKKPQLSDAGDYWCGIEKTALLDVMTYTRVEVMQGSAPQDRPCGGLSSSRVKPPVHYIVPFSLLGLLVVLVPLVLLGRALCRRRRTADTGGCCRKEGHSAQRTDCVTEGCVRAGVEPDGGVTYAEVKGVQLTSLSPGRPPSAREPDGPDNTQLHYSDIQLL